In Deinobacterium chartae, a single genomic region encodes these proteins:
- a CDS encoding metallopeptidase TldD-related protein — MLDRDLVSEVLNVARSGGADWADLFMEDTVTTQLRLLDGQVKDAGGGNIYGAGLRLLYGSKVVYAYTNDCSRAGLLEVARALARSQGTAGEVDARGAGGLDFRSPHAGRPWPIMRHPLETSRREKLEIARRAYGAAQGGAVRTVDVTFLDVAQRILVANTDGEWAEDERVRSRLAVTAIADDGERRATGFHGPGGARGLEFFEGDLPERAGREAARIATAMLPAGYAPAGKMPVVIGNAFGGVIFHEACGHILETTAVAKNASVFAGKLGERIASACVSAVDDGTIAGAWGSYGVDDEATPSERTVLIERGVLKSYMVDRVGELKTGYRRTGSGRRQDYTFAPASRMRNTFILGGESTPEELIRQVPLGLYARTMGGGSVSPGTGDYNFTVNEGYMIRNGEICEPVRGAALVGNGATDLMNIVGVAGDLACGQGMCGSISGSIPTDVGQPHVLISEITVGGRA, encoded by the coding sequence GTGCTCGACAGAGATCTCGTATCGGAAGTCCTGAACGTCGCGCGTTCGGGCGGGGCCGACTGGGCCGACCTGTTCATGGAGGACACGGTCACTACCCAGCTGCGGCTGCTCGACGGACAGGTAAAAGACGCCGGGGGCGGCAACATCTACGGCGCAGGCCTGCGCCTGCTGTATGGCAGCAAGGTGGTGTACGCCTACACCAACGACTGCTCGAGGGCCGGGCTGCTCGAGGTGGCCCGCGCCCTCGCCCGTTCTCAGGGTACGGCGGGCGAGGTGGACGCGCGCGGTGCGGGCGGACTCGATTTCCGCAGCCCGCACGCCGGCCGGCCCTGGCCCATCATGCGCCACCCGCTGGAAACCTCGAGGCGCGAGAAACTCGAGATCGCCCGCCGGGCGTACGGAGCGGCGCAGGGCGGCGCGGTTCGCACGGTGGACGTGACTTTCCTAGACGTTGCCCAGCGCATCTTGGTGGCCAACACCGACGGCGAGTGGGCCGAGGACGAACGCGTACGCTCGCGCCTGGCGGTGACGGCCATCGCCGACGACGGCGAGCGGCGGGCCACCGGCTTTCACGGCCCGGGCGGCGCGCGCGGTCTCGAGTTTTTTGAAGGCGACCTGCCCGAGCGCGCCGGGCGCGAGGCGGCCCGCATCGCCACGGCCATGCTGCCGGCCGGGTACGCCCCGGCGGGCAAGATGCCGGTGGTGATCGGCAACGCCTTTGGCGGCGTGATCTTTCACGAGGCCTGCGGCCATATCCTCGAGACCACCGCCGTCGCCAAGAACGCCTCGGTGTTCGCGGGCAAACTGGGCGAGCGCATCGCAAGCGCGTGCGTCTCGGCAGTGGACGACGGCACCATCGCGGGGGCTTGGGGCAGTTACGGGGTGGACGACGAGGCCACTCCCAGCGAGCGCACGGTCTTGATCGAGCGGGGCGTGCTGAAGTCGTACATGGTAGACCGGGTGGGCGAGCTCAAGACCGGCTACCGCCGCACCGGCTCCGGCCGCCGTCAGGACTACACCTTCGCGCCCGCCTCGCGGATGCGCAACACCTTCATCCTGGGCGGCGAGAGCACGCCCGAGGAACTGATCCGCCAAGTTCCCCTGGGCCTGTACGCCCGCACCATGGGCGGCGGCTCGGTCAGCCCCGGCACGGGCGACTACAACTTCACGGTCAACGAGGGCTACATGATCCGCAACGGCGAGATCTGCGAGCCGGTACGCGGCGCCGCCCTGGTCGGGAACGGCGCGACCGACCTGATGAACATCGTGGGGGTGGCGGGTGACCTCGCGTGCGGGCAGGGCATGTGCGGCTCCATCTCGGGCTCGATCCCAACCGACGTGGGACAGCCGCACGTTCTGATCTCGGAAATCACGGTAGGAGGGCGCGCATGA
- a CDS encoding M20 metallopeptidase family protein, translating to MTLTQTPARLARARELADEMIAFRRDLHRHPELSFQEVRTGERVAAHLRALGYSVRHPVARTGVVADLHRGSGPTVAVRADMDALPILEETGLEFASQNAGVMHACGHDAHTAMLMGAARLLAESDFAGTVRLIAQPAEEGPGDDPEGYSGGYRMVEAGALEGVHAALALHVQPFLPVGRIDVQAGPRMASADSFRLVVRGVSAHGAQPQHGVDALLAAAAIVMAAQGIVARNLSPLEAGVVTFGAIQGGTKENIIADEVVLRGTVRALSAPVRERLLTRLRTVVSATAEAYGASAELSFEPGYPVTENHPGATRVLQNTVRSLLGEDALAYPEPTLGAEDFSFMLQRVPGAYAMLGAAPEGEVIGVHHPRFRLSEQALPIGAAYLAQGALDLLAAVRTAEL from the coding sequence ATGACCCTGACCCAAACCCCAGCGCGCCTCGCGCGTGCCCGCGAGCTTGCGGACGAGATGATCGCCTTCCGCCGTGACCTGCACCGGCATCCGGAGCTGTCCTTTCAGGAGGTGCGCACCGGTGAGCGGGTTGCCGCGCACCTGCGGGCACTCGGCTACAGCGTGCGCCATCCGGTGGCGCGTACCGGGGTGGTCGCTGACCTGCACCGGGGCAGCGGCCCCACCGTCGCCGTACGCGCGGACATGGACGCCCTGCCGATCCTCGAGGAAACCGGCCTCGAGTTCGCCTCGCAAAACGCGGGCGTGATGCACGCCTGCGGGCACGACGCGCACACCGCCATGCTGATGGGGGCTGCCCGCTTGCTGGCCGAGAGCGACTTTGCGGGTACGGTGCGCCTGATCGCGCAGCCCGCCGAGGAAGGCCCGGGTGATGACCCCGAGGGCTACTCGGGCGGCTACCGCATGGTGGAAGCCGGGGCCCTCGAGGGCGTGCACGCGGCGCTGGCCCTGCACGTCCAGCCGTTTTTGCCGGTCGGTCGCATCGACGTACAGGCGGGGCCGCGCATGGCCTCGGCCGACTCGTTCCGTCTGGTCGTGCGCGGCGTCTCGGCCCACGGTGCCCAGCCGCAGCACGGTGTGGACGCGCTCCTGGCCGCAGCGGCCATCGTGATGGCCGCGCAGGGTATCGTGGCCCGCAACCTCTCGCCCCTCGAGGCGGGTGTGGTGACCTTCGGAGCGATTCAGGGCGGCACCAAGGAGAACATCATCGCCGACGAGGTGGTGCTGCGCGGCACCGTGCGCGCCCTGTCCGCGCCGGTGCGCGAGCGGCTGCTCACGCGCCTGCGCACGGTGGTCTCCGCGACCGCCGAGGCCTACGGAGCCAGCGCGGAGCTGAGTTTCGAGCCCGGTTACCCGGTGACCGAGAACCACCCCGGGGCAACCCGGGTCCTCCAGAATACCGTGCGTTCGCTGCTGGGCGAGGACGCCCTGGCGTATCCCGAGCCCACCCTGGGGGCCGAGGACTTCTCGTTCATGCTGCAGCGCGTACCCGGTGCTTACGCCATGCTGGGAGCCGCGCCCGAGGGCGAGGTGATCGGCGTGCACCACCCGCGTTTCCGTCTCTCCGAACAGGCCCTGCCGATCGGAGCCGCCTACCTCGCTCAGGGTGCGCTGGACCTACTGGCGGCCGTGCGCACCGCAGAACTGTGA
- a CDS encoding prolyl oligopeptidase family serine peptidase has translation MTRRDDHVDTYHGVAVPDPYRWLEDPNSEETRAWIEAQNALTFAHLETLPERAFFRERLTRLWDYPKTGVPFERGGKYFVFRNSGLQNQDVLYVAEGLGVLLEGGRVLLDPNTLSEDGTAALRNLALSRDGRYLAYAVSRGGSDWQEWFVRSVESGEDLPDHLSWSKFGGAAWLPDGSGFLYSRYPAPREGESLTGANYGQELYLHRIGTAQEADELYYARPDQPEWGFAPVISEDGRYLVVHVWVGTDPRNRLFYRDLEAGGEMVELIPDLEAAYGFVANRGSTLYLISNLEAPRQRLIAVDLTAPGRENWRTVIPEREDVLQVVSAAGDEFLALHLRDASHRLTRYGYGGELLGEITLPTLGSVTDLNSRQGNAEVFFGFASFLFPARGYRLDLISDDVEVLPSSGPDFDPEAFETRQLFARSKDGTRVPMFVVHRKDLELNGQNPTLLYGYGGFNIALTPSFSITRLPWLEAGGVLVIANLRGGGEYGEEWHQAGTVHRKQNVFDDFIACAEHLIREGYTSPQHLAIQGGSNGGLLVGAAMTQRPDLFAVALPAVGVLDMLRFHRFTIGWAWVSDYGSSEDPEQFQTLLKYSPLHNLRPGVAYPATLITTGDHDDRVVPAHSFKFAAELQHVHAGDVPVLIRIQTKAGHGAGKPTRLVIEEYADIWAFAAHYTGLEVPQD, from the coding sequence ATGACCCGCCGCGATGACCACGTCGATACCTATCACGGCGTTGCCGTCCCCGACCCGTACCGCTGGCTCGAGGATCCCAACTCCGAAGAGACCCGAGCCTGGATCGAGGCGCAGAACGCGCTCACTTTCGCCCACCTGGAGACGCTGCCCGAGCGCGCGTTCTTCCGCGAGCGGCTGACCCGGCTGTGGGACTACCCCAAGACCGGCGTGCCCTTCGAGCGCGGCGGCAAGTACTTTGTGTTCCGCAACAGCGGCTTGCAGAACCAGGACGTGCTGTACGTGGCCGAGGGCCTGGGCGTGCTGCTCGAGGGCGGCCGGGTGTTGCTCGACCCCAACACCCTCTCCGAGGACGGAACCGCCGCGCTGCGCAACCTGGCCCTGAGCCGCGACGGCCGTTACCTGGCCTACGCGGTTTCGCGCGGCGGCAGCGACTGGCAGGAGTGGTTCGTGCGCAGCGTGGAAAGCGGCGAGGACCTGCCGGACCACCTGAGCTGGAGCAAGTTCGGCGGGGCCGCGTGGCTGCCCGACGGATCCGGTTTTCTGTACAGCCGTTATCCTGCCCCGCGCGAGGGTGAATCCCTGACCGGGGCCAACTACGGCCAGGAACTGTACCTGCACCGCATCGGCACTGCGCAGGAGGCCGATGAGCTGTACTACGCCCGCCCCGATCAGCCCGAGTGGGGTTTCGCCCCGGTCATCTCCGAGGACGGCCGCTACCTGGTGGTGCACGTGTGGGTCGGAACCGACCCGCGCAACCGCCTGTTTTACCGTGACCTCGAGGCGGGCGGCGAGATGGTCGAACTGATCCCCGACCTCGAGGCCGCCTACGGCTTCGTGGCCAACCGGGGCTCCACCCTGTACCTCATCAGCAACCTCGAGGCGCCGCGCCAGCGCCTGATCGCGGTGGACCTGACCGCTCCCGGCCGCGAGAACTGGCGTACGGTCATTCCCGAACGCGAGGACGTGCTGCAGGTGGTGAGTGCGGCCGGAGATGAATTTCTGGCGCTGCACCTGCGCGACGCCAGCCACCGCCTGACCCGCTACGGCTACGGGGGTGAGCTGCTCGGAGAGATCACCTTGCCCACCCTGGGCAGCGTGACCGACCTCAACAGCCGTCAGGGCAACGCCGAGGTGTTCTTCGGCTTCGCCTCGTTCCTGTTCCCGGCGCGCGGTTACCGCCTCGACCTGATCTCCGATGACGTCGAAGTGCTGCCCTCGAGCGGACCGGACTTTGATCCCGAGGCCTTCGAGACCCGTCAGCTGTTCGCGCGCTCCAAGGACGGGACCCGCGTGCCGATGTTCGTGGTGCACCGCAAGGACCTCGAGCTCAACGGCCAAAATCCTACGCTGCTGTACGGCTACGGCGGTTTTAACATCGCCCTGACCCCGAGCTTTTCCATTACCCGGCTGCCGTGGCTCGAGGCGGGTGGGGTGCTGGTGATCGCGAACCTGCGCGGCGGCGGTGAGTACGGCGAGGAGTGGCATCAGGCCGGAACGGTGCACCGCAAACAGAACGTCTTCGATGACTTCATCGCCTGCGCCGAGCACCTGATCCGTGAGGGCTACACCTCGCCGCAGCACCTGGCGATCCAGGGTGGCAGCAACGGCGGCTTGCTGGTCGGTGCGGCCATGACCCAGCGTCCCGACCTGTTCGCGGTGGCCCTGCCCGCCGTGGGTGTTTTGGACATGCTGCGCTTTCACCGCTTCACCATCGGCTGGGCCTGGGTCAGCGACTACGGATCTTCCGAGGACCCCGAGCAGTTTCAGACGCTGCTGAAATACTCGCCGCTGCACAACCTCAGGCCCGGCGTGGCCTACCCGGCCACCCTGATCACCACCGGCGACCACGACGACCGCGTGGTCCCCGCGCACTCGTTCAAGTTCGCTGCCGAACTGCAGCACGTGCATGCCGGGGACGTGCCGGTCCTGATCCGCATTCAGACCAAGGCCGGACACGGTGCGGGCAAACCTACCCGGCTGGTGATCGAGGAATATGCCGACATCTGGGCGTTCGCGGCACATTACACCGGCCTCGAGGTTCCCCAGGACTGA
- the nadB gene encoding L-aspartate oxidase, which yields MKTDLLIIGGGIAGSYAALKARAAGLRVVLACKSALEGGSTRWAQGGIAAPLNDADNAAHLHDTLAAGRGLCDPQAVRVFVDEARARLEELYVWGVPFAHEGTLEGGHGQARVRHAYGDATGLAISEVLSKRVRLSGTVVLEGAFARRLMRSASGRVCGAELESGGELLDVEAGATLLASGGMGRLFGVTTAPPEVTGDGLALAYRAGAELRDLEFVQFHPTVFVHGGRGLLVSEAARGEGGVLLNAAGERFMERYDPLLELAPRDVVARAIASESARGQVFLDLRHLGAEFVSQRFPSIRRQLLEAGTDIARQPVPVRPAVHYTIGGVTTDLWGRTTVPGLYAAGEVASSGLHGANRLASNSLSEGLVFGARAVRAAADELVCEPCAQRTPVETLEAPALARVREILDRAAGIVRSGPALEAALSALPRPRAADGTQAALEGGNLALLARLLLESALSRRESRGAHWREDHPETGEARHTVRRLETALR from the coding sequence ATGAAAACGGACCTACTGATCATCGGCGGCGGCATCGCCGGAAGCTATGCCGCCCTGAAAGCCCGCGCCGCCGGACTGCGGGTGGTCCTGGCGTGCAAGAGTGCCCTCGAGGGCGGCTCGACCCGCTGGGCGCAAGGCGGCATCGCTGCGCCGCTGAACGACGCGGACAACGCAGCCCACCTGCACGACACCCTCGCGGCAGGACGGGGCCTGTGCGACCCGCAGGCCGTGCGCGTCTTCGTGGACGAAGCCCGGGCGCGCCTCGAGGAACTGTACGTGTGGGGCGTTCCCTTCGCACACGAGGGCACGCTCGAGGGCGGGCACGGACAGGCCCGGGTGCGGCACGCCTACGGCGACGCCACCGGGCTTGCCATCTCCGAGGTGCTTTCAAAACGGGTGCGGCTGAGCGGCACGGTGGTCCTCGAGGGCGCGTTCGCGCGGCGGCTGATGCGCTCGGCCTCGGGCCGGGTGTGCGGCGCAGAGCTCGAGTCGGGCGGCGAGCTGCTCGACGTGGAGGCCGGGGCGACCCTGCTGGCCTCGGGCGGCATGGGACGGCTGTTCGGGGTCACCACCGCCCCGCCCGAGGTCACCGGAGACGGTCTGGCCCTGGCCTACCGCGCGGGCGCCGAGCTGCGCGACCTCGAGTTCGTGCAGTTTCACCCCACCGTGTTCGTGCACGGGGGCCGCGGCCTGCTGGTCAGCGAAGCCGCGCGCGGCGAGGGGGGCGTGCTGCTCAACGCTGCGGGCGAACGCTTCATGGAGCGCTACGATCCGCTGCTCGAACTGGCCCCGCGCGACGTGGTAGCGCGCGCCATCGCCAGCGAGTCGGCGCGCGGGCAGGTCTTTTTGGACCTGCGCCACCTGGGAGCCGAGTTCGTCTCGCAGCGCTTTCCCAGCATCCGCCGACAGCTGCTGGAAGCCGGGACCGACATCGCACGGCAGCCGGTGCCGGTGCGGCCCGCCGTGCACTACACCATCGGCGGGGTCACCACCGACTTGTGGGGACGCACCACGGTGCCCGGACTGTACGCGGCGGGCGAGGTCGCCTCAAGCGGGCTGCACGGCGCGAACCGCCTGGCTTCCAACTCGCTCTCCGAGGGGCTGGTCTTCGGGGCGCGCGCGGTCCGCGCGGCAGCGGACGAGCTGGTCTGTGAGCCCTGTGCCCAGCGCACCCCGGTCGAGACCCTCGAAGCACCTGCTCTCGCGCGAGTACGCGAAATTCTTGACCGCGCGGCGGGCATCGTGCGCAGCGGACCCGCCCTCGAGGCGGCCCTGTCCGCTCTCCCCCGCCCGCGCGCAGCGGACGGCACCCAGGCCGCGCTCGAGGGCGGCAACCTGGCCCTGCTGGCCCGACTGCTGCTCGAGAGTGCGCTCTCGAGGCGCGAGTCGCGCGGGGCCCACTGGCGCGAGGACCATCCCGAAACCGGCGAGGCGCGGCACACGGTCAGACGCCTCGAGACAGCGCTGCGCTGA
- the nadA gene encoding quinolinate synthase NadA → MSQNLLQLHPLLSEEEMLREIERLRVERKAVILAHNYQRPEVQRIADFVGDSLGLARKAAETDAEVIVFAGVHFMAETAAVLNPSKTVLLPNLEAGCSLADTLTAADVRAWKAQNPDGLVVVYVNTTADVKAEADYCVTSGNAVQVVASLPEDRKIFFAPDMFLAAHVERQTGRKLDVWLGECHVHAGIRPEHIDAQRAEHPEAEFLIHPECGCASHAIYNFPDTPLLSTEGMIHHARRSEASAFIVVTETDMVHRLEQEVPGKTFIPVHRSARCEYMKMITLENVYETLRDLSNRVSVAPELAERALKPIERMIAIG, encoded by the coding sequence ATGTCCCAGAACCTGCTTCAGCTGCACCCGCTGCTCTCCGAAGAGGAGATGCTGCGGGAGATCGAACGCCTGCGCGTCGAGCGCAAGGCGGTCATCTTGGCCCACAACTACCAGCGTCCCGAAGTCCAGCGCATCGCCGACTTCGTGGGGGACTCGCTGGGCCTCGCGCGCAAGGCTGCCGAAACCGACGCCGAGGTGATCGTCTTCGCCGGCGTGCACTTCATGGCCGAGACCGCTGCCGTACTCAACCCCAGCAAGACCGTGCTGCTCCCCAACCTCGAGGCGGGATGCAGCCTGGCCGATACCCTCACCGCCGCCGATGTGCGGGCCTGGAAGGCCCAGAACCCCGACGGCCTGGTGGTGGTATACGTGAACACCACCGCCGACGTGAAAGCCGAGGCCGACTACTGTGTCACCTCGGGCAACGCCGTGCAGGTGGTCGCCAGCTTGCCCGAGGACCGCAAGATCTTCTTCGCTCCGGACATGTTCCTGGCCGCGCACGTCGAGCGCCAGACCGGACGCAAGCTCGACGTGTGGCTGGGCGAGTGCCACGTGCACGCGGGCATCCGCCCCGAACACATCGACGCGCAGCGCGCCGAGCACCCGGAGGCCGAGTTCCTGATTCACCCCGAGTGCGGCTGCGCCAGTCACGCCATCTACAACTTCCCCGACACCCCGCTGCTGTCCACCGAGGGCATGATTCATCACGCCCGCCGCAGCGAGGCCAGCGCGTTCATCGTGGTTACCGAGACCGACATGGTGCACCGCCTCGAGCAGGAGGTGCCCGGCAAGACCTTCATTCCGGTGCACCGCTCAGCGCGCTGCGAGTACATGAAGATGATCACCCTCGAGAACGTCTACGAGACCCTGCGGGACCTGTCCAACCGGGTCAGCGTGGCCCCGGAACTGGCCGAACGCGCCCTCAAGCCCATCGAGCGTATGATCGCGATCGGCTGA
- the nadC gene encoding carboxylating nicotinate-nucleotide diphosphorylase, protein MLPLSERLRFALEEDLGRGDLTTLATVPAGAQGRASFDLKQAGVLFGLEVARQVFALVDPRLEVHWSARDGDFLEPLDRVSFGEVRGELRSILVGERLALNLLQRLSGVATLTRRYAAALEGTRTRLLDTRKTTPLWRDLEKAAVRAGGGFNHRFGLDDGILIKDNHVASAGGVRAAVEAALGMAYLIRVECEVTRLSELREALEAGAERILLDNMDDDTLREAVRLRDRLAPGVSLEASGNMTLERLPKVAATGVDFVSVGALTHSAPALDISLNVTEALR, encoded by the coding sequence ATGCTGCCTTTGTCCGAGCGCCTGAGGTTCGCCCTCGAGGAGGACCTCGGGCGCGGTGATCTCACCACCCTGGCCACCGTGCCCGCAGGAGCGCAGGGGCGCGCCAGTTTCGACCTCAAGCAGGCGGGCGTGCTGTTCGGCCTCGAGGTGGCCCGGCAGGTCTTCGCGCTGGTGGACCCGCGCCTGGAAGTGCACTGGTCGGCGCGCGACGGGGATTTTCTGGAGCCGCTGGACCGGGTGAGCTTCGGCGAGGTGCGCGGCGAACTGCGCTCGATCCTGGTGGGCGAGCGGCTGGCGCTGAACCTGCTGCAGCGCCTCTCGGGCGTGGCGACCCTGACCCGGCGTTACGCTGCGGCCCTCGAGGGTACGCGTACCCGGCTGCTCGACACCCGCAAGACCACCCCGCTGTGGCGCGACCTTGAAAAGGCTGCGGTGCGCGCGGGCGGCGGCTTCAACCACCGCTTTGGCCTGGACGACGGCATCCTGATCAAGGACAACCACGTCGCCTCGGCGGGCGGGGTGCGCGCGGCGGTCGAGGCCGCGCTGGGCATGGCCTACCTGATCCGCGTGGAGTGCGAGGTCACCCGTCTGTCCGAGCTGCGCGAGGCCCTCGAGGCCGGAGCCGAGCGCATCTTGCTCGACAACATGGACGATGACACGCTGCGCGAAGCGGTTCGCCTGCGCGACCGGCTCGCTCCCGGGGTCAGCCTCGAGGCCAGCGGCAACATGACCCTCGAGCGCCTGCCCAAAGTCGCGGCGACCGGTGTGGATTTCGTGTCGGTGGGCGCGCTCACCCACTCGGCCCCGGCGCTGGACATCTCGCTGAACGTCACCGAGGCGCTCCGCTGA
- the hpt gene encoding hypoxanthine phosphoribosyltransferase has translation MSTHFKPGNGSVQISAEEIQARIRELGQQITQDYAGKEPHLICVLNGAFLFHADLVRAVELPLTVDFLAVSSYGNAKQSSGEVKLIKDLNLPLSNRHVILVEDIVDTGITMSYLLHYLQGRQPASLKVAALLSKPSRRKTEVPVDYLGFTIPDAFVYGYGLDRSQFDRNVPFITSQAD, from the coding sequence ATGTCGACCCACTTCAAGCCGGGGAACGGTTCGGTTCAGATCAGCGCGGAAGAAATCCAGGCGCGCATTCGCGAGCTGGGTCAGCAGATCACCCAGGACTACGCGGGCAAGGAGCCCCACCTGATCTGCGTGCTCAACGGAGCTTTCCTGTTCCACGCCGATCTGGTGCGCGCGGTGGAACTGCCGCTGACGGTGGACTTCCTGGCGGTGTCCTCGTACGGTAACGCCAAGCAGTCCAGCGGCGAGGTCAAGCTGATCAAGGACCTGAACCTGCCGCTCTCGAACCGTCACGTCATCCTGGTCGAGGACATCGTGGACACCGGGATCACCATGTCGTACCTGCTGCACTACCTGCAGGGCCGCCAGCCCGCCAGCCTCAAGGTCGCAGCCCTGCTGTCCAAGCCCTCACGGCGCAAGACCGAGGTACCGGTAGACTACCTGGGCTTCACCATCCCGGACGCTTTCGTGTACGGCTACGGCCTGGACCGTTCGCAGTTCGACCGCAACGTCCCCTTCATCACCTCGCAGGCTGACTGA
- the trpC gene encoding indole-3-glycerol phosphate synthase TrpC produces MDFDRIPGVLGEIVRARWNDYRDAVFERPQATGAARRFEAALSGPELALIAEVKGASPSQGFIADLDPLEAARAYLRGGAAAISVLTEPRRFAGSPMALKRVTSGIEAPALRKDFVVHPAMLLEAREWGASAALLMVSVLGERTAEFLEVAHHLGLDALVEVHDADELEIALAAGARIIGVNNRDLTTLEIHLDNAPRLIRAARERGFEGVLVAESGYSRPEQLAPLRGLADAVLVGSSLAGSGDLEAATRTLLGG; encoded by the coding sequence ATGGACTTCGACCGCATTCCCGGCGTGCTCGGCGAGATCGTCCGCGCCCGCTGGAACGATTACCGGGATGCCGTTTTCGAGCGGCCGCAGGCCACCGGGGCAGCGCGGCGCTTCGAGGCCGCGCTGAGCGGTCCCGAGTTGGCCCTGATCGCCGAGGTCAAGGGGGCCAGCCCCTCGCAGGGTTTTATTGCCGACCTCGACCCGCTCGAGGCGGCCCGCGCCTACCTGCGCGGCGGGGCGGCGGCGATCTCGGTGCTGACCGAGCCGCGCCGCTTTGCCGGTTCCCCGATGGCGCTCAAGCGCGTGACCTCGGGCATCGAGGCCCCGGCGCTGCGCAAGGACTTCGTGGTGCACCCCGCCATGCTGCTCGAGGCGCGCGAGTGGGGAGCGTCGGCCGCGCTGCTGATGGTCTCGGTGCTGGGCGAACGCACCGCCGAGTTCCTCGAGGTGGCTCACCACCTGGGCCTGGACGCGCTGGTCGAGGTGCACGACGCGGACGAACTCGAGATCGCCCTCGCCGCGGGAGCGCGCATCATCGGGGTGAACAACCGCGACCTCACCACCCTCGAGATTCACCTCGACAACGCGCCGCGTCTGATCCGCGCGGCCCGCGAACGTGGCTTTGAGGGCGTGCTGGTCGCCGAGAGCGGCTACTCGCGGCCCGAACAGCTCGCGCCCCTGCGGGGTCTGGCCGACGCGGTGCTGGTCGGTAGCTCGCTGGCCGGCAGCGGTGACCTCGAGGCGGCCACCCGGACCCTGCTCGGCGGTTGA
- a CDS encoding MBL fold metallo-hydrolase: protein MAELRFLGTSDSKGVPRWWCECPVCTDARAGGPNRRTRPSALLSAGAERLLLDFGPDLHAQLTREGITQLTHAVVTHAHNDHLLGLGDLLDAAPLGGPDPSVYAPAAVLPQVRERFGYAFRKREAVRPLPEQGLAVCGFVLRAFEVPHGFNGTSFGLRFDAPGYRWAYVTDAIDISGAVQQAWMSDLDLLVLGTTFYHEQHPRAGRSVYDVTEALELPAARTAKRVILTHLGHDVDVRCGRLPDPRFAYAREGLRLELPT, encoded by the coding sequence GTGGCCGAACTGCGTTTCCTGGGTACCTCCGACTCCAAGGGCGTGCCGCGCTGGTGGTGCGAGTGCCCGGTCTGCACGGACGCCCGCGCGGGCGGGCCCAACCGCCGCACCCGCCCCAGCGCCCTGCTCAGCGCGGGAGCCGAACGGCTGCTGCTCGACTTCGGGCCGGACTTGCACGCGCAGTTGACGCGCGAGGGCATCACGCAGCTGACGCACGCGGTCGTCACACACGCGCACAACGACCACCTGCTGGGCCTGGGTGACCTGCTCGACGCCGCCCCCCTGGGCGGGCCCGACCCGTCCGTGTACGCTCCCGCTGCGGTGCTGCCGCAGGTGCGTGAGCGCTTCGGCTACGCCTTCCGCAAGCGCGAGGCCGTGCGTCCGCTGCCCGAGCAGGGCCTTGCGGTGTGCGGTTTCGTGCTGCGCGCCTTCGAGGTGCCCCACGGCTTCAACGGCACCTCGTTCGGGCTGCGCTTCGACGCGCCCGGCTACCGCTGGGCCTACGTCACCGACGCCATCGACATTTCCGGCGCGGTGCAGCAGGCGTGGATGAGCGACCTGGACCTGCTGGTGCTGGGCACGACCTTTTACCACGAACAGCACCCGCGCGCGGGCCGCTCGGTGTACGACGTGACCGAGGCCCTCGAGCTTCCCGCCGCCCGCACCGCCAAGCGGGTGATCCTGACCCACCTGGGGCATGACGTGGACGTGCGGTGCGGGCGCTTGCCCGACCCGCGCTTTGCTTACGCCCGCGAGGGCCTGCGCCTCGAGTTGCCCACCTGA
- the speD gene encoding S-adenosylmethionine decarboxylase, translated as MTGFADYGLAEGGRWVAEIYGCDFATIENLEVVKEAMTTAVVELGSDPATIHSVFHKFEPQGLSGSVMSPVALVTIHTWPEDNASATLDLYFYRSNVNPEAVIRKLTAAFGAQDTDHYHLWRGARRERNADGTLKELPHGGQDK; from the coding sequence ATGACGGGCTTTGCCGACTACGGTTTAGCAGAAGGCGGACGCTGGGTCGCCGAGATCTACGGCTGCGATTTTGCAACCATTGAGAACCTCGAGGTGGTCAAGGAGGCCATGACCACCGCGGTGGTTGAGCTGGGCTCTGACCCCGCGACCATCCACTCGGTCTTTCACAAGTTCGAGCCGCAGGGACTGTCCGGCAGTGTGATGAGCCCGGTCGCCCTGGTGACCATCCACACCTGGCCCGAGGACAACGCCTCGGCCACACTGGACTTGTACTTCTACCGCTCGAACGTCAACCCCGAGGCGGTCATCCGCAAGCTCACCGCTGCGTTTGGCGCTCAGGACACCGACCACTACCACCTGTGGAGAGGTGCGCGCCGCGAACGCAACGCGGACGGCACCCTCAAGGAACTGCCGCACGGAGGCCAGGACAAATGA